A stretch of the Leopardus geoffroyi isolate Oge1 chromosome B2, O.geoffroyi_Oge1_pat1.0, whole genome shotgun sequence genome encodes the following:
- the FUT9 gene encoding 4-galactosyl-N-acetylglucosaminide 3-alpha-L-fucosyltransferase 9 isoform X1 produces the protein MKSYGPVNLSLAFEVIDHHLPHFNEKIMTSASKGILRPFLIVCIILGCFMACLLIYIKPTNSWIFSPMESASSVLKMKNFFSTKTDYFNETTILIWVWPFGQTFDLTSCQTMFNIQGCHLTTDRSLYNKSHAVLIHHRDISWDLTNLPQQARPPFQKWIWMNLESPTHTPQKSGIEHLFNLTLTYRRDSDIQVPYGFLTVSTNPFVFEVPSKEKLVCWVVSNWNPEHARVKYYNELSKSIEIHTYGQAFGEYVNDKNLIPTISTCKFYLSFENSIHKDYITEKLYNAFLAGSVPVVLGPSRENYENYIPADSFIHVEDYNSPSELAKYLKEVDKNNKLYLSYFNWRKDFTVNLPRFWESHACLACDHVKRHQEYKSVGNLEKWFWN, from the exons ATGAAATCCTATGGCCCAGTAAATCTCTCACTTGCTTTTGAAGTCATAGACCACCACTTGCCCCACTTTAATG AAAAAATTATGACATCAGCATCCAAAGGAATTCTCCgcccatttttaattgtctgCATTATCCTGGGTTGTTTCATGGCATGTCTGCTCATTTACATCAAGCCCACCAACAGCTGGATCTTCAGTCCAATGGAGTCAGCCAGCTCAgtgctaaaaatgaaaaacttcttcTCCACCAAAACtgattattttaatgaaactacTATCCTGATTTGGGTGTGGCCATTTGGGCAGACCTTTGACCTTACATCTTGCCAAACAATGTTCAACATCCAAGGATGCCATCTTACCACAGACCGTTCCCTATACAACAAATCTCATGCGGTTCTGATCCATCACCGAGACATCAGTTGGGATCTGACTAACTTACCTCAGCAGGCTAGGCCACCCTTCCAGAAATGGATTTGGATGAATTTGGAATCACCAACCCACACGCCCCAAAAGAGTGGCATTGAGCACCTGTTCAACTTGACTCTGACTTACCGCCGTGACTCAGATATCCAAGTGCCTTATGGCTTCTTGACGGTGAGCACAAACCCCTTCGTGTTTGAAGTGCCGAGCAAAGAGAAGTTAGTGTGCTGGGTTGTAAGTAACTGGAATCCTGAGCATGCGAGGGTCAAGTATTACAATGAGCTGAgcaaaagcattgaaatccatACATACGGGCAAGCATTTGGAGAGTATGTGAATGATAAAAATTTGATTCCTACCATATCTACTTGCAAATTTTATCTGTCTTTTGAAAACTCAATCCACAAAGATTACATCACAGAAAAGCTCTACAATGCTTTTCTAGCCGGCTCTGTCCCTGTTGTTCTGGGGCCGTCTAGGGAAAATTATGAGAATTATATTCCagcagattcattcattcatgtggaaGATTATAACTCTCCCAGTGAGCTCGCAAAATATCTGAAAGAAGTTGACAAAAACAATAAGTTATACCTTAGTTACTTTAACTGGAGGAAGGATTTCACAGTAAACCTTCCACGATTTTGGGAATCACATGCATGCTTGGCTTGTGATCATGTGAAAAGGCATCAAGAATATAAATCTGTGGGTAATTTAGAGAAATGGTTTTGGAATTAA
- the FUT9 gene encoding 4-galactosyl-N-acetylglucosaminide 3-alpha-L-fucosyltransferase 9 isoform X3 translates to MTSASKGILRPFLIVCIILGCFMACLLIYIKPTNSWIFSPMESASSVLKMKNFFSTKTDYFNETTILIWVWPFGQTFDLTSCQTMFNIQGCHLTTDRSLYNKSHAVLIHHRDISWDLTNLPQQARPPFQKWIWMNLESPTHTPQKSGIEHLFNLTLTYRRDSDIQVPYGFLTVSTNPFVFEVPSKEKLVCWVVSNWNPEHARVKYYNELSKSIEIHTYGQAFGEYVNDKNLIPTISTCKFYLSFENSIHKDYITEKLYNAFLAGSVPVVLGPSRENYENYIPADSFIHVEDYNSPSELAKYLKEVDKNNKLYLSYFNWRKDFTVNLPRFWESHACLACDHVKRHQEYKSVGNLEKWFWN, encoded by the coding sequence ATGACATCAGCATCCAAAGGAATTCTCCgcccatttttaattgtctgCATTATCCTGGGTTGTTTCATGGCATGTCTGCTCATTTACATCAAGCCCACCAACAGCTGGATCTTCAGTCCAATGGAGTCAGCCAGCTCAgtgctaaaaatgaaaaacttcttcTCCACCAAAACtgattattttaatgaaactacTATCCTGATTTGGGTGTGGCCATTTGGGCAGACCTTTGACCTTACATCTTGCCAAACAATGTTCAACATCCAAGGATGCCATCTTACCACAGACCGTTCCCTATACAACAAATCTCATGCGGTTCTGATCCATCACCGAGACATCAGTTGGGATCTGACTAACTTACCTCAGCAGGCTAGGCCACCCTTCCAGAAATGGATTTGGATGAATTTGGAATCACCAACCCACACGCCCCAAAAGAGTGGCATTGAGCACCTGTTCAACTTGACTCTGACTTACCGCCGTGACTCAGATATCCAAGTGCCTTATGGCTTCTTGACGGTGAGCACAAACCCCTTCGTGTTTGAAGTGCCGAGCAAAGAGAAGTTAGTGTGCTGGGTTGTAAGTAACTGGAATCCTGAGCATGCGAGGGTCAAGTATTACAATGAGCTGAgcaaaagcattgaaatccatACATACGGGCAAGCATTTGGAGAGTATGTGAATGATAAAAATTTGATTCCTACCATATCTACTTGCAAATTTTATCTGTCTTTTGAAAACTCAATCCACAAAGATTACATCACAGAAAAGCTCTACAATGCTTTTCTAGCCGGCTCTGTCCCTGTTGTTCTGGGGCCGTCTAGGGAAAATTATGAGAATTATATTCCagcagattcattcattcatgtggaaGATTATAACTCTCCCAGTGAGCTCGCAAAATATCTGAAAGAAGTTGACAAAAACAATAAGTTATACCTTAGTTACTTTAACTGGAGGAAGGATTTCACAGTAAACCTTCCACGATTTTGGGAATCACATGCATGCTTGGCTTGTGATCATGTGAAAAGGCATCAAGAATATAAATCTGTGGGTAATTTAGAGAAATGGTTTTGGAATTAA
- the FUT9 gene encoding 4-galactosyl-N-acetylglucosaminide 3-alpha-L-fucosyltransferase 9 isoform X2, with protein sequence MVCSPYEKIMTSASKGILRPFLIVCIILGCFMACLLIYIKPTNSWIFSPMESASSVLKMKNFFSTKTDYFNETTILIWVWPFGQTFDLTSCQTMFNIQGCHLTTDRSLYNKSHAVLIHHRDISWDLTNLPQQARPPFQKWIWMNLESPTHTPQKSGIEHLFNLTLTYRRDSDIQVPYGFLTVSTNPFVFEVPSKEKLVCWVVSNWNPEHARVKYYNELSKSIEIHTYGQAFGEYVNDKNLIPTISTCKFYLSFENSIHKDYITEKLYNAFLAGSVPVVLGPSRENYENYIPADSFIHVEDYNSPSELAKYLKEVDKNNKLYLSYFNWRKDFTVNLPRFWESHACLACDHVKRHQEYKSVGNLEKWFWN encoded by the coding sequence AAAAAATTATGACATCAGCATCCAAAGGAATTCTCCgcccatttttaattgtctgCATTATCCTGGGTTGTTTCATGGCATGTCTGCTCATTTACATCAAGCCCACCAACAGCTGGATCTTCAGTCCAATGGAGTCAGCCAGCTCAgtgctaaaaatgaaaaacttcttcTCCACCAAAACtgattattttaatgaaactacTATCCTGATTTGGGTGTGGCCATTTGGGCAGACCTTTGACCTTACATCTTGCCAAACAATGTTCAACATCCAAGGATGCCATCTTACCACAGACCGTTCCCTATACAACAAATCTCATGCGGTTCTGATCCATCACCGAGACATCAGTTGGGATCTGACTAACTTACCTCAGCAGGCTAGGCCACCCTTCCAGAAATGGATTTGGATGAATTTGGAATCACCAACCCACACGCCCCAAAAGAGTGGCATTGAGCACCTGTTCAACTTGACTCTGACTTACCGCCGTGACTCAGATATCCAAGTGCCTTATGGCTTCTTGACGGTGAGCACAAACCCCTTCGTGTTTGAAGTGCCGAGCAAAGAGAAGTTAGTGTGCTGGGTTGTAAGTAACTGGAATCCTGAGCATGCGAGGGTCAAGTATTACAATGAGCTGAgcaaaagcattgaaatccatACATACGGGCAAGCATTTGGAGAGTATGTGAATGATAAAAATTTGATTCCTACCATATCTACTTGCAAATTTTATCTGTCTTTTGAAAACTCAATCCACAAAGATTACATCACAGAAAAGCTCTACAATGCTTTTCTAGCCGGCTCTGTCCCTGTTGTTCTGGGGCCGTCTAGGGAAAATTATGAGAATTATATTCCagcagattcattcattcatgtggaaGATTATAACTCTCCCAGTGAGCTCGCAAAATATCTGAAAGAAGTTGACAAAAACAATAAGTTATACCTTAGTTACTTTAACTGGAGGAAGGATTTCACAGTAAACCTTCCACGATTTTGGGAATCACATGCATGCTTGGCTTGTGATCATGTGAAAAGGCATCAAGAATATAAATCTGTGGGTAATTTAGAGAAATGGTTTTGGAATTAA